The Anas acuta chromosome 1, bAnaAcu1.1, whole genome shotgun sequence genome segment ATTCACCCTTGGCTGTGCAGGGGCATGTCCACCTCCCTTCTGCACGGCAGCATTAAGGTGTTAATCAAGCCGAAGGGGCAGCAGAGCCCTTTTGCTTCAGCCCTGGTGTTACTCCAtgtctcccccagccccagcccgcgGGCCGGCCGCCATTTCGCGACGCGCGGGGTCCCCTCTCGCCTCCGGCCACGCCGCAGCCTGACGGCGGGGGCGGACGCCTCGCAGGCTCCCTCTAGGCATCGCTGCCTcgggaaaggaggaggagggctttcttttttttttttttttttcttttctaatttttccctcctctctctcttttccagcCAGTAAAGAGTGTCTGCCCCTTTGAACCGCGGGCACAGCGgctgcacgcacacacacatcacaaacacacacacacacacacacacacacacacacacacaccacacactCACACACGCACACCCAGCCGCCGGCTATAAATAAGTTAACAGCCGGGCAGAGGGCGAGCAGTGCGCCTCTCCCGCCgggcggaggcggcggggaCCGCGACCGCCACCGCCCGCCCCGAGCAGCCTCCTCCCGGGCGGCTCAGCCCCGACCCCGACCCCGGCCCCGGGTGCCATGGCGTGCGTGGAGCGCTGCCGCTGCTGCGCGGGCGGCCGGCGGCACAGCAGCATCCTCTACAGCATCCTCAAGAGCCAGGAGCAGGCGGAGGCGGAGAGGCGGCAGCCGCCGCCGGGGCAGGGGCCGAGGCAGGGTCCGGGGCCGGTGGCGAGGCGGGGGCCGGCGTGCGGCGGCTGTTCGTGCGGCTCGCAGCGGCGGGTGGCCCTGAAGAGCCCGCAGGTGGCGTGCAAGGCGGCCTCGGCCGTGCTGGTGAAGACGCTGCGCTTCGTGCAGAACGTGCCCTGCTTCCAGGAGCTGCCCCTGGACGAGCAGCTCGTCTTGGTCCGCAGCTGCTGGGCgcccctgctggtgctggggctggcgcAGGACCGGGTGCACTTCGAGACGGTGGAGAGCGCCGAGCCCAGCATGCTGCAGAGGATCCTCACCAACCGGCGGCAGGGCGAGCACACCCCGCCGCGGGGACCGGCGCCGGGGCGGCCGCACCCACCCTCGGCCGGCGACATCCAGGCCATCGAGGGCTTCCTTGCCAAGTGCTGGAGCCTGGACATCAGCACCAAGGAGTACGCGTACCTCAAGGGCACCGTGCTCTTCAACCCGGGTGAGTGCACGCGGGGGTCCCCCAGGGGAGGTGGCGGAGcaggggggcgcggggcgcaGTCCCCCCAGGGGTCGGGCCGCGGCCGCTGTCCCGGGAATGAAACAAACCGAGCCCGTGGCAGTGGCTTGGGACAAGGCGGGAGGCAGCCGCAGCTCCCCGCCTGCTTGGAGCCGCCCTGGGGAtccgtctgtccgtctgtccggcCGGCGGAGCTCAGAGGCCCCCCGGACAGCTCGGCACCTGCACAGCGGGGACAAAGCGGGGCAAACCTCAGGCTCTCGGGTGTGCCACGGCAGGGGAGTGCTTTGCGTTGCGttactgttctttctttttattttcatgcatcGTTTCTCTTCCTAAAGACTTCCAACAGCTCTACCAAGCGGTTACCATGTCAGTTACTTACCTGGAAGGCAACTGGATATGGCACTTCCTAACTATGGCTCTACCAAGTTGTATTTAGCACTTCTGCCTTCAGACTGttgcactgaaaagcaaaatcccTCTGCTCCCACTCCCTCAATATCTTCAGTGTAGTTCCCTAGGAAACTTTCTATCGTATATTGGAGTTAATACTTGTTGCCACTTCTTATCTGGAGCTACTTAGAAACTGCTGTCAAAAGAAGCCTTATAAAAGCCTAAATAATGCCTTTTGTAGAAGTGAACAAGTTATTAaacaagttatttatttatttttaattgttatctCTGCTATTTACAGATGATACTTGTCACTGCAAAGGCATTTTGTACAGCATTTTTCAATGAAAGTTTCTGTTATCAACTAATTCTTTTTAGCATTTAAATGAATGTTGGCAAATTCACAGTTCACTTTTGAGCAGCAAAGAGTATTGAATGTCCTTAACCACCACAATGATAAGATTTTGAGCTACACTATAAGATTTGGCACATTGATTCTGCATGCAAGAAGTCCTCTAGCAATTCCATTTGTTTAATTCTTTGTGTAATAAATATCATCTGTAAGCTGTTAACTCTTCTGTAAGAAGAGTGTTTTATAGATGAAACCTgtgtaaacaaaataatttatttttcttttcagatttacCTGGACTGCAGTGTACACAGTATATTGAAGGACTGCAGAAGGAAGCACAACAAGCTCTAAATGAACATGTCAGACTCATTCACAGAGGTGATGAAGCCAGATTTGCCAAGCTGAATGTTGTTCTATCCTTGTTGAGATCTATTAATGCTAATGTGATTGCTGAACTATTCTTCAGGCCCATCATTGGAGCAGTGAACATGGATGACATGCTTTTGGAAATGCTTTGTGCAAAATTATAAAGGCatgtaaaataatgaaaataaatccaatgCAAAGGAAGCCCTAGAGCAGAATAGTGTAAAGTACTGTAAATAAACTAACTTATTGTTTTTACATAGATAGTATTTTTGTATTCAATAATAAAGTATTCTTTAAGttctggaattattttttattaaagacaATGCTTTTGGAATAAGATTACAGTCATCAGAATAAGCTTTAAGGTTGCATAGAGTGTTCATAACCCTTGTCGACtggcaatttttttaaaatcatgtctCGAATAAATATCACACACTATATTGTATTTCAAGGTTAGAAATCCCTGCTCcaccccccctcaaaaaaaaaacaaaaaacaaaacaaaaaaaaacctagcctaggtttacattttaaacattgttGGCATGCAGAAGTGGGAAATGAGCAAGCCTTTTGCTTTGCATGTTTCGGCGATATTAGAATAGGATATTGTAATCACAATTCTGCTCATAGTTCAAATACTGGCTCCATCAGAGACTTACTTCTGTCAGTGAACTACTTCTATTGACTTGAAGTCAACAGACTGGAAGTCTGTAAGGAGTATTAAAGAAAATACGTTTTATTTGAAGTGAGGGAAAGCATATTATGAATATTTTGAGATTTAATGAAACTTGAATGAAGCTTGGGTAACTTATGGCAAAACATTCCATTCAACACATGTTGGGCTTcagggaaaacacacacacacacagacacttGAGTCCccaaaacaacaagcaaacaaaaacaattacaaaaatatcCCAAAAGCAAACGCTGAATAGGGTGGTGAACTACCGGTGTGCACTAGacacttttatttgcttttaatctaGGCATTTGCTAGTAAGGATTTTGCTGGCTGGATTCTTCAAACTAATTCCTATAGAAACACACAATTGTTACACTGACTTGTGGTGTACCCATTGGTATATCCATCAGAATTTGTCAGCTAGCAAGAAGATGTCATAATTAAATGTCAagcttacactttttttttccttttaaatcttGGATTTGGACTTGATCCTTTCTCCCAAagcagttgtgtttttgttgaaaaaaataaatctttttattttaaaattagaaaggGAAAATCAAGAATTTTAAGGGgaatttgttttgtggtttaCCTTCCTCCACGTTCAGCTTGCTACCCTTTTACCCTTGGGAATATTGGTAAAAataaacagggaaagaaatgttaGTGATAGTGTTCCCAAAGTAAAAGCAGtaagtatatacatgtatattaaccACTATCAATAAGAggtgttttttaaaacacagttaCTATAGTTGAGGCAGTCATTCTTAACAGCAGGTGtgcaggggagagagggaagtaAGTGAAGAGCTTTCTTTTGCTGCCACCTTGCGCAAAGGATAATCACAACTCCTATGCACAGGTAGGTCTCAAGGAAGACTGTTGTTGTCTTGTACCTACCCAGATGAAACATGGAAAGTAGAAATAGCTGTAGAGGTAGCCAAACATTCCTGGGGGACAAGTTCATCCATAAGAATTATCACTGAGGTTTGCATTGTCATAGCAGTAAGGACATCATTATGGACTGGGATACcattgctgagaaaaaaaaaaaagcagcaaaaaacaaCATCCTTCCTGATGTTTCATTCCTaatgttgttttccttcctaATGGAAGGAAAACTTCCAAAACTTCCAAAACATGACTGCACACTCTTCTGGTGCTCACATAACTCGGTAGGATTGTGTGCCCTGAGAAGCATCCCCAGAATTccaaactacaaaaaaaatgtaactaagGTGCTCGTCACTACCAGTTCAGACTTCAGACCACTCCAGAAAAAAGCAGGCTTAGTCTCtgttaaataaatgcttttacatttacatgcatgcacacacatataacaaatgtaaatatattaatatggAGAATATTTACtctgtatttataaatgttCCATGAGTTTACGATAGCTTCTGAGCATATCTAATGTCTCTGCAATGTAAACATCTGTTACAATATGAATTTACAATAGTTAGCTTTCAAGGATGCCTAACAAAGAAACTTCTTTTCCCAAAAGCACAAAGGATTATtgataaaatgtttaaagagtGGTTAGTGGCAGCAGATGAATCCTGGGTAAAAACTAAAAAGATGAAACAGGCTTGGGttaaaacaactttgcataCCACTGAATTTCATAATACACTGTTCACACTTAAAAATGGCaagaaatagttttattttctttcctgctgagTGGCAGAAGAGGCTTCTTGGCAGTACTCATAACAGTTAATTGTAATAGCTGAACCATGAGCACAGGCAAGGATTCTCAGCTAAACAAGTCACCTTGAGATGTTTTGGATCTATTGTGTCactaaacaaaaaagttttcatgACTCAGGAGGACAGGCTTACATCTCCAGGTTGATATGCAGGAATATCCCTCTCTGAGCAAATTCTGCATTCCACTCAATTTTCTGAAGTTGTCATGAAAAATGTTGCTTCTGTGCACAATGAATCCACCTTGAACTTGCTGTACTGTCATATTTCTCTCGGACCAGCAGCACTATTAGTCATTTAGCTATTGTCTATTCAAATGGAAGCACCTGGGAACAGTAAATAGGAAATCTGAATgggaaaagtaatttatttagattttctttgcCTTGCCACAGCAGAGAACTGGCAAAAATGTGTCTCCTCATAGGTCAAAGGAACAGGAATGGCTATGCaaggaattttaaaagactTATAGGAGAAACCAAAATAAAGACTTTAGATCCACACAGGAATGGGAGAGAAGAAATTGGTATGATTCAGGAACAGAGTGAGAAAAGGTATGATTTTAGTGTGGAAACAATGTGCCAAGAGCTGACTGGAAGCAAATGGATAGAGATTATAATTCGCAAAACATGCCAGATCTGGAGCAAAAGGGTGCCTGTGGGAGTACTCTGTATCAGGTCCAGAAAATATTGCAGAGTAGGGAAGAACCTACTTGAGAAGCAGATGCCGAGGAGGACACAGGCATCTTCACCAACCTGCTGGGGCTAGATGGCTTGCTCTTTTGTCCACTGGCACCTGAGCTGCAATGGCACCCGCATGATAGCAGCTGTGCAGGAGTGGAGAGCAACCTGTTCGGTCCTTCCTCTGTGAGGATACAGTGCTTGCTGAAGTAAGCATAGCTACTCTGTTGCCCAAGCCTTTCTATGTCAGTGCTCTAAAGCCCAAGTTTTCATTGGGAAGACATGGGAGGAGATTTCTCTGGATGTCCCTGGCAGCAGGTATAGACAAAGCTTGCAGCCAGCCCATCTTATGATAAGCAGTGCTACACTGTGCTGCAAACATAGAAGCAGCATAACACTGGCTAGCATGGTACCCTTTTCTACCCTTCCAGCTCCTGGTGACTGGTGCCtgtcctgctggctgcctgctgaaACTGAGGACAGAGGTGGTTCCGCACCCATGGAGCTGTGTGACTGGGAGCCACCATGCCTGGCACCCTCCAAAGTGACTGTTCTGCACCATAAAGGGTCTCTGCAGAGGGATGTGTAGGGGCAGAATAGGTCTCAGTTGCgccactgctgctgcccttcaGCATCAGACCAAAGGCAGGCATTCTTGAGGGTTTCCATTGGAAAGAATgaacaggaggggaaaaatattatccctgctgctgtttcagcagTTTGTGTTCAAAGTAATTCAGTCTTGAGACCTGTGCTGTTCTTGTGTTTGTGGAGCTGGACAGTATCTGCAAAATTACT includes the following:
- the NR0B1 gene encoding nuclear receptor subfamily 0 group B member 1 yields the protein MACVERCRCCAGGRRHSSILYSILKSQEQAEAERRQPPPGQGPRQGPGPVARRGPACGGCSCGSQRRVALKSPQVACKAASAVLVKTLRFVQNVPCFQELPLDEQLVLVRSCWAPLLVLGLAQDRVHFETVESAEPSMLQRILTNRRQGEHTPPRGPAPGRPHPPSAGDIQAIEGFLAKCWSLDISTKEYAYLKGTVLFNPDLPGLQCTQYIEGLQKEAQQALNEHVRLIHRGDEARFAKLNVVLSLLRSINANVIAELFFRPIIGAVNMDDMLLEMLCAKL